One Papaver somniferum cultivar HN1 chromosome 10, ASM357369v1, whole genome shotgun sequence genomic window carries:
- the LOC113315128 gene encoding protein transport protein Sec24-like At3g07100 codes for MQPPMGNERPGPPNFPGRPAASLMVPAPVPTMPGPPNFPGRPTTSSMAPAPVPTMPYSSSGPTNFHGKPAAMPNGPYAPPSQVSANVGPYQRFSTPQITPPAPPMSPFGGPPAGQSTLPAPTVPSGGRQAFQPSHSPFHSQPQLSSMPMAPPPQLQSGSYPTQRGSAPPSAVDSSFPSARPNVYGYPYRQATPATPGPPPVQSPGFLGRPLAYGPPNPHAAHTNSLQHPGVGPPVGGLPDLVEEFRSLSVGSAPGLMDPGIDHRSLPRPLDGDAEPTSPVGMYPMNCASRYFRLTTSAMPNSQSLLARWHLPLGAVVHPLAEAPKGEEVPIVNFGPTGIIRCRRCRTYVNPYVQFMDAGRKWRCNMCAFNNDVPGEYFAHLDASGRRIDMDQRPELTKGSVDFVAPTEYMVRPPMPPLYFFLIDVSISAVKSGMLEVVAKTIKSCLDELPGSPRTQIGFITYDSTLHFYNMKSSLTQPQMMIVSDLDDIFVPLPDDLLVNLSESRHVVDSFLDSLPAMFLDNVNVESAFGPALKAAFMVMNRLGGKLLIFQTTLPTLGVGRLRLRGDDLRVYGTDKEHALRIPEDPFYKQMAADLTKFQIGVNVYAFSDKYTDLASLGTLAKYTGGQVYYYPSFQAGIHKEKLTYELARDLTRETAWESVMRIRCGKGVRFTTYHGHFMLRSTDLLALPAVDSDKAFAMQLSLEENLLTNQTVYFQVALLYTSSTGERRIRVHTAAAPVVADLGEMYRQADTGAIVSVFSRLAIEKALSYKLEDARHSVQLKIVKALREYRNLYAVQHRLGGKMIYPESLKLLPLYGLALCKSVPLRGGFGDAQLDERSAAGYTMMTLPTSRLLKLLYPNLIRIDEHLAKGPANADNLASHLKELPLASESLDSRGLYVYDDGLRFVIWLGKILSPEIANNLVGVDLSGFIDLSKINLSEQDNDTSRRLMAILKRLREKDPSCYQHCHLVKQGEHPREGLLLLVNLVEDQIAGSSSYVDWMLQIHRQVQQAA; via the exons ATGCAGCCCCCCATGGGAAATGAAAGGCCCGGGCCTCCAAATTTCCCTGGAAGACCTGCAGCTTCACTTATGGTTCCTGCCCCTGTTCCGACAATGCCTGGACCTCCTAATTTCCCTGGAAGACCCACAACCTCATCTATGGCTCCTGCTCCTGTTCCAACAATGCCTTATTCATCCTCCGGACCTACAAATTTCCATGGAAAACCTGCAGCTATGCCTAATGGTCCATATGCAccaccttcacaagtctcagcTAATGTAGGTCCTTATCAACGTTTTTCGACACCACAGATTACACCACCAGCACCACCTATGTCTCCATTCGGTGGCCCACCTGCTGGTCAATCAACATTACCCGCTCCCACTGTTCCTTCTGGAGGTCGACAAGCTTTTCAGCCCTCACATTCTCCGTTTCACTCACAGCCCCAGCTTTCATCAATGCCTATGGCACCTCCACCTCAACTTCAAAGTGGAAGTTATCCGACTCAAAGAGGGAGTGCTCCCCCGTCCGCTGTAGATTCATCATTTCCCTCAGCAAGGCCAAATGTATATGGATATCCTTATAGGCAAGCAACTCCAGCAACTCCAGGTCCTCCACCGGTGCAAAGTCCTGGTTTTCTTGGTCGCCCATTAGCTTATGGACCACCTAATCCTCATGCAGCTCACACAAATTCATTGCAACATCCTGGTGTAGGTCCTCCTGTAGGGGGTCTTCCAGACTTAGTAGAGGAGTTCCGCTCGCTATCTGTTGGATCTGCTCCAGGATTAATGGACCCTGGAATTGATCACAGATCACTGCCAAGACCGTTAGATGGTGATGCTGAGCCAACATCCCCTGTTGGAATGTACCCCATGAATTGTGCTTCTAGGTACTTTCGGCTCACAACTAGTGCAATGCCAAATTCCCAATCACTTCTTGCGAGGTGGCATTTGCCTCTTGGAGCAGTTGTTCATCCTCTTGCTGAAGCTCCAAAAGGG GAGGAAGTGCCGATAGTCAATTTTGGACCCACTGGCATTATTCGTTGTAGGAGATGCCGCACATATGTCAATCCATATGTGCAATTTATGGATGCAGGACGGAAGTGGCGCTGCAACATGTGTGCTTTTAATAATGATG TTCCCGGTGAATATTTTGCTCATCTGGATGCTAGTGGTAGAAGAATTGATATGGATCAACGCCCTGAACTGACGAAGGGTAGTGTAGATTTTGTTGCTCCAACCGAATACATGGTGCGACCTCCAATGCCGCCGCTATATTTTTTCCTCATAGATGTATCAATTTCTGCAGTCAAATCCGGTATGCTCGAG GTTGTAGCGAAGACCATAAAGTCTTGTTTGGATGAGCTGCCTGGCTCCCCAAGGACACAGATAGGTTTTATAACTTATGACAGCACATTGCATTTCTACAATATGAAG TCATCCCTGACGCAGCCCCAAATGATGATAGTGTCAGATCTAGATGATATATTTGTACCATTGCCAGATGATCTCCTTGTAAACTTGTCTGAATCCAGACACGTGGTGGATTCGTTCCTAGATAGCCTGCCAGCCATGTTTCTGGACAATGTAAATGTGGAATCCGCGTTTGGGCCAGCACTGAAAGCAGCATTTATGGTTATG AACCGACTTGGGGGAAAGCTTTTGATCTTTCAAACAACACTACCAACTCTTGGTGTTGGCCGGTTAAGATTACGTGGCGATGATCTTCGTGTTTATGGAACAGATAAGGAACATGCCTTGAGAATACCAGAAGATCCTTTTTACAAGCAAATGGCTGCTGATCTTACTAAGTTCCAGATTGGTGTGAATGTATATGCTTTCAGTGACAAGTACACCGATTTGGCTTCCTTAG GAACACTAGCAAAGTATACTGGTGGCCAGGTATACTACTATCCAAGTTTTCAAGCAGGTATTCACAAAGAGAAGTTGACTTATGAGTTAGCTAGGGACCTTACGAGGGAAACTGCTTGGGAAAGCGTCATGCGTATAAGATGTGGAAAAG GAGTACGATTTACCACGTATCACGGACACTTTATGTTAAGGTCGACAGACTTATTGGCACTTCCAGCTGTTGATTCGGATAAAGCCTTTGCAATGCAGTTATCTTTAGAAGAGAATCTACTGACAAATCAAACCGTATATTTCCAAGTTGCATTGCT AtatacttcttctacgggagagaGGCGTATCAGGGTCCATACAGCTGCAGCACCGGTGGTAGCTGACCTTGGAGAGATGTACCGCCAGGCTGACACTGGTGCTATAGTATCTGTGTTTAGTAGGCTGG CCATTGAGAAAGCTTTATCATATAAACTAGAAGATGCACGTCATTCTGTGCAACTGAAGATTGTCAAAGCCTTGAGGGAATACCGAAATCTATATGCTGTGCAGCATCGTTTAGGCGGAAAGATGATATATCCTGAATCACTGAAACTCTTACCTCTATATGGGTTGGCGTTGTGTAAATCTGTACCTCTTCGTGGAGGATTTGGTGATGCCCAGCTTGACGAACGTTCTGCAGCTGGTTATACCATGATGACATTGCCTACTTCGAGGCTGCTAAAGCTTCTCTATCCGAACTTAATTCGCATTGATGAGCACCTTGCAAAG gGACCAGCAAATGCTGATAATTTGGCGAGTCACTTGAAGGAATTACCTTTAGCTTCAGAGAGCTTAGATTCCAGAGGCCTTTATGTTTATGATGATGGACTCCGCTTTGTTATTTGGCTTGGCAAAATTTTATCACCTGAAATAGCTAACAATTTAGTTGGGGTGGATTTATCAGGTTTCATTGATCTGTCCAAG ATTAACCTTTCGGAGCAAGATAATGATACATCAAGAAGGCTAATGGCGATACTGAAAAGACTAAGAGAGAAGGATCCTTCCTGTTATCAGCATTGCCATCTTGTAAAGCAGGGTGAACACCCAAGAGAAGGTTTACTGCTACTTGTGAATCTAGTCGAGGACCAGATTGCTGGAAGTAGTAGCTATGTGGACTGGATGCTTCAAATTCATCGTCAGGTTCAGCAGGCTGCTTAA